TTTGAAGCGTCATGCCAATCTTAACGTCCGTCCGCCCTGGCAATACACCCTTTAAAGCGGCTTCCTTCAGGCTTTTCAGGTAAGCGCGATCGCCAACACCCGAGTTTGGCCAATCTCTTGAACGAAGGTTACGCGTATCTTCCAACCGCATTTCCAATTTATTCACATTCAACTTAAATGTATCGAATTCATAGACAAAATGAACATTGTTGTAATTTTTAAATTGTACTCGAGCACCTGAAAGAGTACGTATCCCACCATCCCTGATGGCGTAGAACGAGTCTCCCATTTTTTTCCCATTGTTCTCTACATACGTTACACGACGCAGTTCACCGTTACGAACAATATACGTTTTGACTTCATTCATATTTGAAGTTCCCCAATCGGTGATCATCAGCATGTCTGGTGTACTGGCCTCTTTGCTCTTCACAACGAAGTTCCAGGTTTGAGGCAAAATAATCGTATTCAGATCCAGTTTTGCTGCCTGAACAGTTCCGTATGCTGCACCTTTTTTCAACAAAGCTGCACGATACGTGCCTGAATAACTCTTGTCGCCTTTTTTATTGTTGGTCCAACCATTTTCTTCGGTCAGCGTTCTCTTCTGTTCATCATAAGCGAAAATATAAACGGTATAAGCCGTTTGCTTGGCATCACGAAGCGTAAATGAAAGCCGGCTCATACTTTCGAGCTGTTTGGCGGAGATTTGCTCTCCTTTGGCAGCAGCATTGGGTGGTAGCAGAAGTAATGCGCTCAGAACATAGGCGATTAAGGTAAGTACGGCCAGAGAAGCCCATTTTGCATTGTGTTTAGGGTGTATCATCGATGACTCTCCTTTGAGTAAAAAAATAAAAATCTAACAGCTCTTTAATCTTGATCAAACTATGTAATTAATATAGGTTATGTTCAATAAGCATATCCTCCTACTAGTACTATTTTCCTAAGAATGATAACATACCCTTTCTAATAAAGAAATATATAACAATCTGAATCAATAGTTTTCGATCCATATAACATAAAAAAGCCGCTATATAGCGGCTCTTCAAGTAACTTCGAATACGATATCATTTACAGACAGGAGTACACCACATTACGTAAGCGTCGTTGAACGTATGGCTCCTGACTATTCAGCAGATGCTGGGCATACATAACCGTAAGTTCTGAATCCGGATCAATAATAGCCATACAACCAGCAGCTCCGCTCCATCCAAATTCGCCAATTGGACTCAGTGAGCCGCTTCCTGCTTTGGAGATATGTGTACGAACACCCAGTCCATAGCCGTATCCATACATATGATCCCAGGAATAATCAGCACGAGTCATCTCGTTCAGGTGGTCCGTTCGCATCAGTTCCACTGAAGCTTGTGATAGAATGCGCACGCCTTCGGGACTCGTACCACGCCCAGTAAGTGCGTTCAAGAAAAGTGCATAGTCACTAACGGTTGACAACAAACCTGCACCACCGCTCTCCAGCTCCGTACCCACACGGAATCCATTGCCGTCCAGACGGACAGCCTTCTCAAGCTCATCATTGTAAGCATACTGCGGAATCAGGCGCTTCTGCTGCTCATCGTTCAGATTAAACGCTGTATCGTTCATGCCAAGTGGTCCAGTAATTTCGTCCCGCAGATACGTACCAAAGCTTTTGCCACTTACCACTTCCACCAAGGCTCCCAGCACATCATGGCACATGCTGTAATTCCAGTGTGTCCCTGGTTCAAACAGCAACGGTTCTTTTGCAAGCGCTCTCGCGAAGTCGCGTGTTGGCAATGTTCCGTCGGTGCTTTTAACAGCTTCCTGAATGCTTGGACAACCAACGTCATACGAGAACCCGGCAGTCATAGTGAACAAATCGCGTACTGTAATGGCTCTTGTCGCCTTTTCCAGTCGAATCTCCCCGTTCGCCATCGTTTTCTTTACGGTCATCTCAGCATACTCTGGCAGATAATCAGACAAGGGATCGCTTAACAGCATTGCCCCTTTCTCCACCAGTTGCAGCCCTGCCACGCAAGTCATAATTTTTGTCATGGAATATAGATTGAAGATCGCTCCATCACCGATAGGTGTTTTCTCTTCCAGATTGGCGTATCCATTACGATAATGGAAAACGGTATCATTTCGATGCATCACCAGCACCTCTGCCCACGGTATACGCCAGGATGTGATGCGGTCGATAAATGAAGCAAGCGGTTTAAAGTCCATTTTTTCCCGTCCTTCTATGTAAAATCGTTTATCATTTTGCGATGTGGTCCATATTCAATCCCACAATCCACATATTAATAATATACGACCTTTTACAACGATTGACCACCACCTATATACTGTCCTATGTACAATTACAACTATATCTTCCTCTTCAATAAAATGCTTCGCACGAATAAGCCGATCCAATAAAGGATCAGCTTAGGTTGTAACGTTTTAGACTTCGCCGCGTCTGTTCTCAACCGATTTCATACGGTTTTGATCATCTGGTACCCGGTCAACACTGAACTCTTGACCAGCTTCAACCTCACCATGACCGGAAATATTTCGCGAAAAATTAGTGAACTGTCTTTTTTGCTCATCCAGCTCGTGTTTTTGCTTCAAAAGCTCTTGCGGGTCTTGTTTTGTCACCATGCTAACCTCCCATACATACTTAAAGTCATGCAATTTAATTCGTACTACAGAAGTTTTCCATAAGAGAGCTGTACTTATGCATGAATATAGATGAGATGGATATCGTTCCGTTGTTAATGCAGCTAATTTATCCAGTTAAGAGACTAGTTTCAATCCCACAATACTGACGATAATCCCACTAACGATAGCCAATTTCTTTGCATTTTTGGGCTCTTTGAATACATACATCCCTAATAGTACACTGCCCGATGCCCCAATACCTGTCCAGATTCCATAACCAATGCTGATTGGTATCTCTCTCAAAGACAGGGAAAGAAAAATGAAACTTAACCCCAAAAATAGAGTGAACATCAATGTATGTTTCAATTTGGTGAATCCATCTGAAAGTTTCAGAAATATTACACCGCCAACTTCAAATAAACCAGCCAAGATCAAGAAAAACCAACTCATATTCTATACACCTGCCTTTTGTTTAGGTTCATTGGATACAAATTTCAGACCGATGATGCAACTGATTAATATCATGACCAGCACGATTTTGATTGCACTTACGGAGTCCCCTAAAAAAATCATTCCCACAATTGCGGTTCCAAATGAACCAAGTCCAGTAAACACCGCATAAGCCGTTGATACAGGAAGTACTTTAGTGGATTTTGCAAAGAAGTAAAAGCTGCCAATCATTAAAATAACCGTGGGGATTACGATCTCGATTTTCGAAAAACCATCGGAGAATGACAAACCTAATGCCCAACCTACCTCTAAAATCCCTCCAAGAATAAGGAATAACCACGCCATAAAACATTCTCCTCTTCTGCATTCATGTTGTTGTTTTGTGATCAACATTTACATTCAATAATGATAGTTATTTGTATCATTCGATATAATAATAAACCACCTTTATTTTAATTGCAAATTTAAATATTCGTTTCAAACTAACAAGAAAATCCTCCTGTTAAAACTCCCAGTTAAGCTGTGAACAAACAAAAAAGCCAACCAGAAGTTTCTGGTTGACTAACACGTTTAAGTCCATTTTGTTTTTCGTATCAGTGAATATCTTTCTTTTTGAAATTACCGCCTCTCACTTCAGCTACATCGTATACGACTACAAAAGCAGTTGGGTCAATTTCGTGAATGATATCTTTAATTTTACTCTCTTCCATCCGGTTAATGACACAAGTAATTTCCTTGAATTGCTCATTAGAGTAGCCACCGTAAGCCTCGGTATACGTTGCTCCACGGCCTAAGCGATCCCGAATGGTTTCAACCATAATCTCAGGTTGATTCGTAATAATTTTAAACGTTTTGGAGCCGCTCAAGCCCTCTTCAACAATATGTATTACTTTAGAAGCAATAAAATACGCAAGTCCTGACAAGATCGCGCCTTGCAGACCAAACACGGTAGAAACGACAATAAATACAAACATGTTGAGGAACAGGATGAGATCACTGGTTCCAAAAGGTACTTTTCGCGAAAGGAGTACAGCCAGCATATCTATGCCATCCAATGCGCCACCATTACGTAATGCAAGTCCCATACCAAAACCGATAATAATCCCGCCAACAACCGTAACAAGCAAGGTATCACCTTCAATGATGGTTGGTACATGGTGCATCAGACTGGTGCTGATTGCGAGTGAAGCAATACCGATGATCGAATATAACGCAAAGCTTTTTCCGATTTGCTTGTACCCTAGCCACACAAATGGAATGTTAATAATCCCGATGAGCATCCCCAGTGGTAATCCGAACAGTTGTGATCCTACGATACTCAGACCTGTGACACCACCATCTGAGACATTATTCGGGATCAATATGGCTTCGAGACCATATGCTGTTATAAATCCCCCAATGATAATCAATAATACTTTGGAGAGAATCTTTAACTTGTTTGACTTTTGTTTTCTGTTTTGATGCATTGCATTTCCCCCTTGATGAACAACCGATAAAAAACAGTCTATAATAAAAATCACTGTTTTGGCAATAGATCGTCAATTGTGTGTGTTAGTTCATTGTCCGATGAGCGTTCGATACGACGAAATTTTATGCTCAAGCATCTCATCTGCTGTGTTAAGTATGTGCATCTGTTTTTGAATCGACTCTTTATGCTCCTCCAGTAGCTTCAAACGATCCGCCGCCGTATGCTCTCCTTCCTGAAACAAAGACGCATACTTCTTAATGGTAGCAATGGGCATCTGAGTCTCTTTTAATTTGATCACAAATTGCAGCCATTTCAGGTGTGACTCGTTGTACCGCCTGTCTCCACTCGCATCTCGGAGAGGAGTTACAATCTGTTCCTTCTCATAATAACGCAACGTATGTGGACTGATATGGAGTAATTCTGCCACTTCACCAATGGTATACATGGTTAACCTCCCCTCCATTTTCCCGCTTGACTTAGAGTAAGCTCTAATCAGTATAATCAACTCGTGGTGACATCACAATAAAAAATGAAATCAGATCCAGGAGGAATTCCCATGAAATATACAGTGATTACAGGTGCCAGTTCAGGCATTGGATATGAAGCGGCTTTAGCTTTTGCAGCTCGTGGCAAAAATATGATCCTGGCTGCACGCAGAACCGATGAATTGGACAAATTAAAAGCAAAAGTAGCTGAAATCAATCCTGATTTGGATGTTGTCATTCGTACAGTGGATCTGTCTATTGCCGCTAATGTGCATGAATTCTATGAAAGTCTTCAGGCTTATTCCATTGAGACTTGGATTAACAATGCAGGATTCGGGAATTTCGCTTCCGTTGGTGAACAACACCTGCCCAAGATTGAGCAGATGCTTCATCTTAATATAGAAGCTCTTACGATTCTTTCTTCCCTGTATGTACGTGATTATGCAAATGTTGATGGCACACAGATCATTAATATCTCCTCTGGTGGTGGATATACGATTGTAGCCGATGCAGTAACCTACTGCGCAACCAAGTTCTATGTTAGTGCCTTTACGGAAGGACTTGCGCAAGAGTTAAAAGGCAAGAACGCAGCGATGCAGGCCAAGGTGCTCGCTCCGGCTGCAACCGAGACGGAATTTGCGAAACATTCCTTTAATGTAGATGAGTTTGAATATGAAGGCAGGGTTCCCAAGTTCCATACGGCGGAACAAATGGCTGGATTTTTGCTGGAGTTGTATGACAGTGAGAGTGTAGTGGGCATTGTGGATGGGTTGACGTATGACTTTGAACTAAGAGAACCGATCTTTCCATACGCTGCAAGAGCAGCCTCGAAACCACAAAATTAACCCGAAAACTGAAGTCGAAGCCAAGTCGGCTCAATACCGGTAAACATTCATCTAACCTCACTGATAAACATCATTAAATCTAATCGTTAAACATCAGTTAACGTTAAAAAGGGAACCTGTCTCCAGGTTCCCTTCTTTGTATTTATATTCAATGCTTACTATATAATGAAGTAATTATGCCAGCCTCATTTTGAAATCCTGATATCCGAATTCACGGACAACTTCGCAATCGCCGTCTTTTCTTTTGACTGCAATCGCTGGAAGCGGCATGCCGTTGAACGTATTGGTTTTCACCATG
The nucleotide sequence above comes from Paenibacillus sp. W2I17. Encoded proteins:
- a CDS encoding DUF4309 domain-containing protein, with product MIHPKHNAKWASLAVLTLIAYVLSALLLLPPNAAAKGEQISAKQLESMSRLSFTLRDAKQTAYTVYIFAYDEQKRTLTEENGWTNNKKGDKSYSGTYRAALLKKGAAYGTVQAAKLDLNTIILPQTWNFVVKSKEASTPDMLMITDWGTSNMNEVKTYIVRNGELRRVTYVENNGKKMGDSFYAIRDGGIRTLSGARVQFKNYNNVHFVYEFDTFKLNVNKLEMRLEDTRNLRSRDWPNSGVGDRAYLKSLKEAALKGVLPGRTDVKIGMTLQNAQKKLGKPTSRSNEEWGAYYYYSKFGVGFDSYMHELTNKSRIAVFDLYNEKQNLSPWNVKIWMGKPSSEYYNEVVGGYEMVYQLGNHAIVFNYEEEEDLIDFTSIY
- a CDS encoding serine hydrolase, with product MDFKPLASFIDRITSWRIPWAEVLVMHRNDTVFHYRNGYANLEEKTPIGDGAIFNLYSMTKIMTCVAGLQLVEKGAMLLSDPLSDYLPEYAEMTVKKTMANGEIRLEKATRAITVRDLFTMTAGFSYDVGCPSIQEAVKSTDGTLPTRDFARALAKEPLLFEPGTHWNYSMCHDVLGALVEVVSGKSFGTYLRDEITGPLGMNDTAFNLNDEQQKRLIPQYAYNDELEKAVRLDGNGFRVGTELESGGAGLLSTVSDYALFLNALTGRGTSPEGVRILSQASVELMRTDHLNEMTRADYSWDHMYGYGYGLGVRTHISKAGSGSLSPIGEFGWSGAAGCMAIIDPDSELTVMYAQHLLNSQEPYVQRRLRNVVYSCL
- a CDS encoding multidrug efflux SMR transporter, whose product is MSWFFLILAGLFEVGGVIFLKLSDGFTKLKHTLMFTLFLGLSFIFLSLSLREIPISIGYGIWTGIGASGSVLLGMYVFKEPKNAKKLAIVSGIIVSIVGLKLVS
- a CDS encoding multidrug efflux SMR transporter, whose protein sequence is MAWLFLILGGILEVGWALGLSFSDGFSKIEIVIPTVILMIGSFYFFAKSTKVLPVSTAYAVFTGLGSFGTAIVGMIFLGDSVSAIKIVLVMILISCIIGLKFVSNEPKQKAGV
- a CDS encoding YitT family protein, whose protein sequence is MHQNRKQKSNKLKILSKVLLIIIGGFITAYGLEAILIPNNVSDGGVTGLSIVGSQLFGLPLGMLIGIINIPFVWLGYKQIGKSFALYSIIGIASLAISTSLMHHVPTIIEGDTLLVTVVGGIIIGFGMGLALRNGGALDGIDMLAVLLSRKVPFGTSDLILFLNMFVFIVVSTVFGLQGAILSGLAYFIASKVIHIVEEGLSGSKTFKIITNQPEIMVETIRDRLGRGATYTEAYGGYSNEQFKEITCVINRMEESKIKDIIHEIDPTAFVVVYDVAEVRGGNFKKKDIH
- a CDS encoding MerR family transcriptional regulator; its protein translation is MYTIGEVAELLHISPHTLRYYEKEQIVTPLRDASGDRRYNESHLKWLQFVIKLKETQMPIATIKKYASLFQEGEHTAADRLKLLEEHKESIQKQMHILNTADEMLEHKISSYRTLIGQ
- a CDS encoding SDR family oxidoreductase, producing MKYTVITGASSGIGYEAALAFAARGKNMILAARRTDELDKLKAKVAEINPDLDVVIRTVDLSIAANVHEFYESLQAYSIETWINNAGFGNFASVGEQHLPKIEQMLHLNIEALTILSSLYVRDYANVDGTQIINISSGGGYTIVADAVTYCATKFYVSAFTEGLAQELKGKNAAMQAKVLAPAATETEFAKHSFNVDEFEYEGRVPKFHTAEQMAGFLLELYDSESVVGIVDGLTYDFELREPIFPYAARAASKPQN